The DNA window tctgccacctcggcctcggtggtcccgggggctccagcctctgccGCCTTGGCCTCAGTGGCCCTAGGAGCCCTAGCGTCCACCACTTCAGCTTCAGAAGCCCTAGAAGTCctggcctccgccacctcggtctcagaggtcctaggggcctcggcctcaccctcggtggcctcagcgactgagGGTGCCTCGACTTCATTTGACTCGTGGGCCTTGGCCTCATGGGGCGTAGGtgcctcctcccccgcttgcttCGTGGCTGCCTCGGTAGCCTTTCCTTGGgtgaccggctccttcgggtcagccctgGACGACGCCGCACCACACTGTATGGTGGCTTGCGTCTCCACCACCCATCGGGCGGTGGAGCTAGTGCTCACCTTAAGTGCCTTACGTGGCGCTAGGGTAGGCGTTTCCGCTTGACGCTTCTGGCTGAAGACAAAGCACTCATGAGGTCAGCATACGACTAAATAATGAGtgggagatgctgcaaactccactgacaaaatagttacctcgaacggggacacaaCAACTTTTGCATTGCGTCCCTCATCCTCTacagcggtggtggcggcggcggtggcacgacCCCCCATGTCCACCGGTGCCGGCCGGCCCTCGCCGGACTCTGATGCCCCCTCGACCCTCCGCAGAGGTTGttgggtcgcccccaccgtcgctcgctccacctccgcCGTTGAGCCCATCAGGCTGACGATGCGCTTCCCCAACACCCATGTCTCAGGCGTGTTGGCCTCGGCCCTAGGGCGGGCTATCGCCAGCCctgaggcatcctctcctcctcctcctagaaatgCCGGGCCGCTCATTGATGCCCTAGGCGCAGTCCCCctaacgtcagggagatggtctagaggACCCCGCCCTGCCTCGCTCTCATCgtcatcgctcgaagaatccatCGACGATGGTGACGGAGACGGCTCCACCGAGAGACCGTCGTGCCTCTACTGCCGGCAATGTTTCTCTAGCTCGTCGCGCTCAAGGCTCTTCCTCTTGTGCCTTGCCTCCTCAGCGTCCTTCTGCTCCTTGTATGCCTTGGCATGCGCCCTgttcaccgcccgccgctctgcgtcctcgggaatgggcagcggggaggctcgcacatccctcatcccctacaggaacgacAAACGCGAATAAGGAAACAGATTGAAAATGTAAGgagcgaggaggcctcgggggctgcagcagcgtgtgacttaccagagagatgtaccctCCATGACGGGTGCATTGGGAATGGGGTCAGCTCACTGCTCCTCTgccgcccctccaccatctctctcacccgacgcagaacctcctcgtcggaaagggtgaTGGCGAACAACCGGATGCCATCGATCGGCTCAGCCAGTGTCATCTCGAATAGGCgttgccgccgagccatcagcggcagcaccctccggtggtggaacgccgccacgaccacggccgccgtaaGGTCGTAGCTGCGCAGCCTCTCTAGTGCCtttaggagcggctgcagcttgggctaatCAACCAAcgggacgccgtacctccacctctccggctggctctccacaacccgccttgtataggggggaagcccaccatcgtcattgcagaggtagaaccacCTGTTGTACCAGCAGCGGTTGGACGACGCAAGCTGAGTCGGGATGTAGAAGGGCTACCTGTCTTGgagcacttggagagtgcagctacCGGCCCTCAATGCCTTCTgcgtgcccatcggcttggtgttgagccctgcccgaaagaagtggagccacagctcccagtggggggcgatgcccaggtacccctcgcagacggcgatgaagatggccgcctacgcgatggagttggggttgaagttgtggagctccacgccgtagtaatgcgggagcgcccacatgaaccgatCCACCGGCAAGCCGAGACCGcactcgtggaaggccacgaagctcatgatgtagccatcgcgcggcctcggctccggctcgcccctcggagcaatccactctagtctgttggggtcggtaaccgggtgGAGGCTCACGATGTTTGATGATGGAATCCACTCcggttgttaatgtcaatcataaaccgtcaacatatcctacatatatgcttaattccatcatcaaacataggtctagaggtttaaactaatggattccataagttttggtgaatatttgtatgcaggagaaTTTATTTAGAAAACAGCCCCAGGACCACTGTCTACACTCCAAACAAGCCAAacaacaacaagtgattcaactcaCGAAAACTGCAAAAGACAACTCAAGACGGAGTCCAAAGACTACAACACGAAGGGGAGGCCCATTTACCAAAGTGGTGGGCCGGTCGGCCCATTTGGGAGGCCGCCCAGCCCACTCTGGAGCCGAGCCCATTCACTTTTCGCCGCCTGGTATGCGTTTCCAAAATCCACACCATTAATTTTAAGGCAGTTTTAAGTCGGTTCATCCAATAATaatcgagggagttgacgcggatcgatgacatgacaatgccttgccccctactccatctcccctatataaggtGCCCCTACCCCTCCAGGAGGccatctctcattcagatcaagataCACCATAAGAGAGAAATCTCCACAAAGCTCTCAAGATGTACAAGTAGAATAtctctagttgagagttagggagagttgagccatgctcagATTCTAGAGAAATCTTCAGAGGTcgggtatatctttgtatctcacctttgcaagacttatgctttaatatagttatcttctctatctacttttatGCCTTCCATGTGTATGATTAGTATAGTTATCAAACCTTAACATGTAATCTCCGCTCGCATTCGAGTGCTTTAGTTAGCACatgtgactagagtagtaatccgtagtatagacatggtgtctagactataggttacctaAGATTACGCTTAATCCTatggttagttgtggtagccccaggggTGACAGTTTTGTCAGGCCATTGTAATCCACCACGTTAGGATTGATGTTTATGGAGCTTTAGGCAGCCTTCCCCCAACTACACTTTCTCACCCCCCTCGTGAGTTGGAAAGGTACTATTGCTCCAAAGTTTTATTGTGTATGATCGTTATATCTACCATGAATTAGTTATACcctatagaaccaaagtaataaAGAAGTATTTAGAAACCTTGAACTCACCCGttgtcctctcaacttagctAGACTGCTCATTTTTTACCATGTAATTCTCTtatatgtgtgttattattcataactcttatcattatcatcacttaCTCTCACTTTAGTTTAgttggtatactagttagtagatacatgatggtgaactatcgACTCCTTTAACCATTGTTTTTctgtggataaatacgatacgtTGGAATACTTCTGTGTGAAAGCTACATCGATATCCGTGCGCttacggatttatctatgtgcgtttaaAAATACCAACACTCACCTGAGGGTGGTGAGGCAGCAGCGAGTATCATGGCGAGGCAGCCTTTTTTTTGAATGTTTTAATCAATTTATTATTTGTAGAGACGGGCATCTTAAGCACCTGGCCACCTGCCTCTCCAAATGGCAACTTCATAGGCAGTGTCATTGCTCGTCTCTGTAATTTCTTATTTTTGTTGAATGCCTCAATACTTCAAGTATAAGTTGTAGTATCTGAACTTGAACATAAACTCACACCACACACCACACACCACACACATGCAAACGCACAGACACCGTGCACAAGATAGATCTACATCTATACCTAAAAACATAAACGCAACTAAGAGGTACTTAAAGACCATCAAATTCCAAGCATAACGGGCATGACACATTGACCATTGTGCCCATCCACACTTAGCCTGCAAAGAAAACTCCCCGGTGCGAACCTGCGTTTGGCAGGCGCTTCACCCGAGCGGCCTTACCATCACGCTACACGCGCGGTCGCCTATAGTTTCTTGTTTGCACAGAAGATGACGTTGAGGTGGGCTTGCCAGCGGACTGTGAAATTAATTGTGTATCGCCCATCTTTGCAAATGTACTCCACAAATCATGTCCTATACCTTCCAAGTCCAATATTTTCTAAAATGTTCTGTGAGTTTATTTTTTATTGTTGATTTAAATACATGTGAACTAATACTAACTATAGTTTTAGTGATTATGATGTAATCAACGCATCCTATACTTCTGATCTTCATGACATGATGTATCTTTGTAGAACATAGAATCACATATCTGACGAGAAACATGAGAAGGTCGGGTACATCAATTCTATAAAAATTAACAAGCAGGTATGCCACTGGGCCAAGAGTTGCCCAAAAACCACAAACTTTGAATTTTACAATTTTCTAAAATTTCAATTTTAGGGGCAATTTCACATGGATTTTATAACACCATAAACATTTAATTTTATACTTTTCTAAAGAATTGTTAGAATTAAAATAGAGTTGACGCCAAACTGTAGGAGAAAAACTATATTgtaaattaattaattttgttagATAATAAACTTTTTTgttaaattcatgttgcttgcattTTATCTTACAGTGTCTAAAAGTTGTAATTGAAAAGCTCGTTTAGTTACGTCTAGGTTTTATTCCATTTCTAAAAATGaaatactaatattttgttgaaaagAAGTTTAAAAATTATTCCCCAAATTTACTTTCAAGTTTAGAAATCCAAACATTTTCAttcaaaaaaaattgaatttaaCATTTCCATAGGAGTTTACAAAAATTCTAAAATGTTAAAATCTTTTTGTGTTTGCTTTGGGCTGAAACCTTTTTTTTTCTTAAGCCCATAAAGCCCTCCTTTCAATATTTCTCCTTTTCACATTTTTCTTTCAAGTTCCACAGCCTGCCTTCCTGGGCCGATTTCGGCAACGTTAGGGCTTCTCCAGTGGGCTTCTGAAAAGCGACTCATGGGTTGAGGTGGCAGCCCTGAGTCGACTCATGCCACTAGAGCAATCGACTAATCTGATGAGAGAGATTGAACCGATTCACCTGTGTGAGTCGATTCATCGCCGGTAAAAAACGATTAAAATAAAGAAGCACGAACGGCTGATGACTCCTTGTGAGAGAGCGGCCGGACAAAAGCAAGTAGGAAACTGTTTTTTTATTTGGCAACAGAAATAACAGTTGTAATAGTTTTCTTTATTTATGCATAGGACCCACTTAGCTCAGAAATCGACTCGTCCAAAACTAACGTGGCCGTCCTTTTTCTTGGATGCATCGAATCACCACTAAAGATGCCCTTACTGCCCTTTTCCACGCACTCCCTTTCTTTCCTCTCCTGTGGCTCGGCCCGTTCTCCAAAAGGTGGGTCATCGACCCTAGTCTTCTCCACCATATTCAGTCTTCTCCAATAGCTTGCTGATCTGCAGTTGCACCGGTTCTATATTCTTGGCAGCACTGCTGCAAGTCCGGCACATTTGGACTTGTAATTAGGTAGTAACTGATTGAGCATGAAAAATAAAACTCCACAACTTGCGTCCACTGCCATCGTCTGATGGGACCGATCACTATCGGAATCTTCaaatttgccaagtgtttttatgtttgcaagTCCGGCAATGGCCCAACCTGCAACATCTCATTGGTCCAAATCGGCGTAGTTGAATGGGATCAGCAGTCTTGCCTGCCAGGCTGCCACTATTGCATCAGTCAGGTACATAATTAATTTAGCCACTGTTGGCGTGTCCATTTGATTCCTTCGCAACTAATAATAACCCGAGCTTTACTTTCGTTAGTCATGTGATTGACTGAATGCTACTGCAGTTGAGAATCGGTGTCCAACATTTGCGAACTGAATGGCTATGTGCAATGATTTAACTTTATGGTACATTATTAACCATGAATCACCAGTATTTTGCGAGAAGTTGAGAAAATGTAGCTTTACTGTCACTTGTATAAgaaaatatataatataatacaTTCTATGGTGCTTTGTACTACTAATCAAAGTGCAGTGGATACAAGTGTGAagtctaagagcaactccaagaatcCATCTGAAAAGAGATGCCAAATTACATGATTTAGCCATTATCTAAATAGAAAACTCACTCAAAAAGTAAAATCAGGCTATCTAATTTTTCCTTCTCCATAATTAAAACTGCCCCGTCATCTCATTTTCTTCAATATCAGATCGATCGCATTGCCACGTCATCTCAAGGCAGGCGAGGTCAGGAAGCAATCTGTTCCTAGCTAGAGTGCAACCTGTCGTACTAGCACCTTGAGGATGTTCCTGCATATGAAAAATGGTTGTAACCGGCTGCAATAGGCTCATTTTACAACAAATTATCTTAATCAGCCTATACAACAGGTGATAATAACTAATCAGGAGATCTTAGTGTTGTTTATTTCGCATATTGTTAGTAGTTCAATCAGGATAGATGTTAAGCTAAAAGAACATATTTTTATCTATTATAGGTCTTTTGCATGCTGTGCTTTACTGATTTATTCtatgatttcttattttcttttcACTACTACCCATGTACgagctaaggccctgtttggttccgctCATTCTCACGTTCGCGACCGAGATGAGCCGAAAATCTCGCCTAACGGGTTGCGTCGCACTTGCGACCAGCCATCGCGCGTCCGCTTATA is part of the Miscanthus floridulus cultivar M001 chromosome 9, ASM1932011v1, whole genome shotgun sequence genome and encodes:
- the LOC136479901 gene encoding uncharacterized protein, which codes for MSGPAFLGGGGEDASGLAIARPRAEANTPETWVLGKRIVSLMGSTAEVERATVGATQQPLRRVEGASESGEGRPAPVDMGGRATAAATTAVEDEGRNAKVVVSPFEKRQAETPTLAPRKALKVSTSSTARWVVETQATIQCGAASSRADPKEPVTQGKATEAATKQAGEEAPTPHEAKAHESNEVEAPSVAEATEGEAEAPRTSETEVAEARTSRASEAEVVDARAPRATEAKAAEAGAPGTTEAEVAEAGLGAVEQCLTSVLPIQELEARSLGKSLFLQWERDIWDQLRQ